The Streptomyces sp. NBC_01775 genome includes a region encoding these proteins:
- a CDS encoding LLM class flavin-dependent oxidoreductase, which translates to MGALVTVTTNIRFNLVQPPHPPGAPDAPRESLGDRYRAALDMAAYADEHGVTSLVVEEHHGSPDGWLPAPLALAGTLLGRTRRAVVTACAIVAPLYDPLRLAEDIAVLDLASGGRLVTVAGIGYRPEEYAALGRDFARRGALQDEALETLLAAWTGELFDHRGRKVRVTPRPYTRPHPMLFVGGSSRPAARRAARLGLPLFLSAHLPDLARYYEEKCQESGSSPLCLMPPADLPTLHLTEDPDRAWAELGEHFLYEARQYASWQTPDMHSAMRARATTVQELREEGLYRFVTPQECLELVARQPEDDRQVLLHPLCGGMPVEEGWRSLRLLAEEVIPRLPG; encoded by the coding sequence ATGGGGGCCCTTGTGACCGTGACGACCAACATCCGATTCAACCTCGTACAGCCGCCGCATCCCCCAGGCGCACCCGACGCACCGCGGGAGAGTCTGGGCGACCGCTACCGTGCCGCGCTCGACATGGCGGCCTACGCCGACGAACACGGTGTGACTTCTCTCGTCGTCGAGGAGCACCACGGGTCCCCGGACGGCTGGCTGCCCGCGCCGCTGGCGCTGGCCGGGACGCTGCTGGGGCGCACGCGGCGGGCGGTGGTGACGGCGTGCGCGATCGTGGCGCCGCTGTACGACCCGCTGCGGCTGGCGGAGGACATCGCGGTGCTCGACCTGGCCAGCGGCGGGCGCCTGGTCACCGTCGCGGGGATCGGCTACCGCCCCGAGGAGTACGCGGCGCTCGGGCGGGACTTCGCACGCCGGGGCGCGCTCCAGGACGAGGCGCTGGAGACGCTGCTGGCGGCGTGGACCGGAGAGCTGTTCGACCACCGGGGCCGCAAGGTGCGGGTGACGCCGCGCCCGTACACCCGTCCGCATCCGATGCTGTTCGTCGGAGGCAGCTCCCGTCCGGCCGCCCGCCGGGCCGCACGGCTGGGGCTGCCGCTGTTCCTGTCCGCGCACCTGCCCGACCTCGCCCGCTACTACGAGGAGAAGTGCCAGGAGAGCGGGAGCAGCCCGCTGTGTCTGATGCCGCCCGCCGATCTGCCCACGCTGCACCTGACCGAGGACCCGGACCGCGCGTGGGCCGAGCTGGGCGAGCACTTCCTGTACGAGGCGCGCCAGTACGCCTCCTGGCAGACGCCGGACATGCACTCCGCGATGCGGGCGCGGGCCACGACGGTGCAGGAGTTGCGCGAGGAGGGCCTGTACCGCTTCGTCACCCCCCAGGAGTGCCTGGAGTTGGTCGCCCGGCAGCCGGAGGACGACCGGCAGGTGCTGTTGCACCCGCTGTGCGGCGGGATGCCCGTCGAGGAGGGATGGCGGTCGCTGCGCCTGCTGGCGGAGGAAGTCATTCCGCGGCTGCCCGGGTAG
- a CDS encoding bifunctional DNA primase/polymerase, whose translation MGFTIGAIGGLSGIREIRDLRPGSRRRGHASACTAVAEYTGLWGWDVVPGARAARSGGRVECSCGAVACPAPGAHPLDASLEIPAGATLAEAGEAWAGVPGAALLLPTGRFFDVIEVAEPAGQCALARLERMGVPLGPVAATPHGRTWFLVAPGAAAELPELLYRMGWDDADLDLRGRGEGEYITAPPSDLGGFGPVRWLRPPTLEATGHPPQARLLLGTLAYISHRSAVAD comes from the coding sequence ATGGGCTTCACGATCGGCGCCATCGGCGGTCTCAGCGGCATCCGGGAGATCAGGGATCTGCGGCCCGGCTCACGCAGGCGCGGTCACGCCTCGGCGTGCACAGCTGTCGCGGAGTACACGGGGCTGTGGGGCTGGGACGTGGTCCCTGGCGCCCGCGCCGCCCGCTCCGGCGGCCGGGTGGAGTGCTCATGCGGGGCCGTCGCCTGCCCCGCCCCAGGGGCCCACCCGCTGGACGCGTCCTTGGAGATCCCCGCCGGTGCCACCCTCGCGGAGGCGGGTGAAGCCTGGGCCGGTGTCCCGGGAGCGGCGCTGCTGCTTCCGACGGGACGTTTCTTCGACGTGATCGAGGTGGCCGAGCCCGCCGGACAGTGCGCCCTGGCGCGGCTGGAGCGGATGGGCGTGCCGCTGGGCCCGGTCGCGGCGACGCCGCACGGCAGGACGTGGTTCCTGGTCGCCCCCGGAGCCGCCGCCGAACTGCCCGAGCTGCTCTACCGGATGGGCTGGGACGACGCCGACCTCGATCTGCGCGGCAGGGGCGAGGGCGAGTACATCACCGCGCCGCCCTCCGACCTCGGCGGATTCGGACCGGTGCGGTGGCTGCGTCCGCCCACTCTGGAGGCGACGGGCCACCCGCCGCAGGCGAGGCTCCTGCTGGGCACGCTCGCCTACATCAGCCACCGCTCCGCCGTCGCGGACTAG
- the ftsY gene encoding signal recognition particle-docking protein FtsY, whose translation MEIVILVVVIAVIALGAISGLVISGRKKKALKTEEPATHEGTTTPTVEPHVGEEAEGAPGGPRRTIEEVGLPEAEAPPETAVPAPAAPAEPEIETPEPTAGRLVRLRARLSRSQNTLGKGLLTLLSREHLDEETWEEVEDTLLTADVGVGPTQELVERLRERVRVLGTRTPQDLRDLLREELLTLIGTDLDRTVHTETQGAVDRPGVVLVVGVNGTGKTTTSGKLARVLVADGKSVVLGAADTFRAAAADQLETWGTRVGARTVRGPEGGDPASVAFDAVKQGTEAGADVVLIDTAGRLHTKTGLMDELGKVKRVVEKQGPVDEVLLVLDATTGQNGLVQARVFAEVVDITGIVLTKLDGTAKGGIVVAVQRELGVPVKLVGLGEGADDLAPFEPEAFVDALVEEA comes from the coding sequence ATGGAAATCGTCATCCTTGTTGTAGTCATCGCCGTGATCGCGCTGGGCGCGATCAGCGGGCTCGTGATCAGCGGCCGTAAGAAGAAGGCGCTGAAGACCGAGGAGCCCGCCACCCACGAAGGCACCACCACTCCGACCGTCGAACCACACGTCGGTGAGGAGGCCGAGGGCGCGCCGGGAGGGCCGCGCAGAACGATCGAGGAGGTCGGCCTCCCCGAGGCCGAGGCGCCGCCGGAGACCGCCGTACCGGCACCCGCCGCCCCGGCGGAGCCCGAGATCGAGACCCCCGAGCCCACCGCCGGACGCCTGGTGCGGCTGCGCGCCCGGCTCTCCCGCTCCCAGAACACCCTCGGCAAGGGCCTGCTGACCCTGCTGTCCAGGGAACACCTGGACGAGGAGACCTGGGAGGAGGTGGAGGACACGCTGCTGACCGCCGATGTCGGCGTCGGCCCCACCCAGGAGCTGGTCGAGCGGCTGCGCGAGCGCGTCCGGGTGCTCGGCACCCGCACCCCGCAGGACCTGCGCGACCTGCTGCGCGAGGAGCTGCTGACCCTCATCGGCACCGACCTGGACCGCACCGTGCACACCGAGACCCAGGGCGCCGTCGACCGCCCCGGTGTCGTGCTCGTCGTCGGCGTCAACGGCACCGGCAAGACCACCACCAGCGGCAAGCTCGCCCGCGTACTGGTGGCCGACGGCAAGTCCGTGGTGCTGGGCGCCGCCGACACCTTCCGCGCCGCCGCCGCCGATCAGCTGGAGACCTGGGGCACCCGAGTGGGCGCCCGTACGGTCCGCGGCCCCGAGGGCGGCGACCCCGCGTCGGTGGCCTTCGACGCGGTCAAGCAGGGCACCGAGGCCGGCGCCGACGTCGTCCTGATCGACACAGCGGGCCGGCTGCACACCAAGACGGGCCTCATGGACGAGCTGGGCAAGGTCAAGCGCGTCGTGGAGAAGCAGGGCCCGGTGGACGAGGTCCTGCTGGTCCTGGACGCGACCACGGGCCAGAACGGGCTGGTGCAGGCCCGGGTCTTCGCCGAGGTCGTCGACATCACCGGCATCGTGCTGACCAAGCTGGACGGCACGGCCAAGGGCGGCATCGTCGTCGCCGTGCAGCGCGAGCTGGGCGTCCCGGTCAAGCTGGTGGGCCTGGGTGAAGGCGCCGACGACCTGGCGCCGTTCGAGCCGGAGGCGTTCGTGGACGCCCTGGTCGAAGAGGCCTGA